In Helianthus annuus cultivar XRQ/B chromosome 9, HanXRQr2.0-SUNRISE, whole genome shotgun sequence, the following are encoded in one genomic region:
- the LOC110878066 gene encoding amino acid transporter AVT6C has protein sequence MSPVSSDSIVPLLPEHDSPATSATDKQPSVSGAVFNVSTSIIGAGIMSIPATLKVLGVVPAFVLIVLIALLVDVSVEFLLRFTYAGGSTTYAGVMKESFGRIGSVAVQVSVMITNLGCLIIYLIIIGDVLSGDQSVEGSVHLGVLQEWFGIHWWNTRAVAILFIVVFVMLPLVLYRRVELLAKSSAVAVLLAVVFVGICTAMAVAAAVKGQSKSIRMLPQLDDQAAFFNLFTAIPVIVTAFTFHFNVHAIGMELGKPAAMASAVRISLILCALIYFSIGLFGYILFGDSIEADILVNFDEATGSTIGSLLNDTVRLSYALHLMLVFPLLNFSLRSNIDELLFPNKSLLVKDTKRFLCLTFVLLATAYLIAIAIPNIWYFFQFMGSTSAVCIAFIFPGALALRDVHGISSRKDKIIGATMIILAVITSTIAISSNLYSLGI, from the exons ATGTCGCCAGTCAGCTCCGATAGCATAGTTCCGCTATTGCCGGAGCACGATTCTCCGGCTACGTCCGCAACCGATAAGCAGCCATCGGTCTCCGGAGCTGTGTTCAATGTTTCTACAAGCATAATAGGGGCAGGAATCATGTCGATTCCTGCCACTCTCAAAGTGTTAGGTGTTGTTCCAGCTTTCGTTTTGATCGTGCTCATCGCGTTGCTGGTTGATGTATCCGTCGAGTTTTTGCTGAGGTTTACCTACGCTGGAGGGTCCACGACGTACGCAGGCGTCATGAAGGAATCGTTTGGACGGATAGGATCTGTTGCTGTTCAAGTTTCTGTTATGATCACTAATCTTGGTTGTTTGATCATTTATCTCATTATTATTG GTGACGTGTTGTCTGGGGACCAATCTGTAGAAGGATCGGTTCATCTGGGGGTATTGCAAGAATGGTTTGGTATTCACTGGTGGAATACACGCGCAGTCGCAATCCTGTTTATCGTCGTTTTTGTCATGCTTCCATTGGTCTTATATCGCCGTGTTG AACTTCTAGCAAAGAGCTCAGCAGTGGCGGTTCTGCTGGCTGTGGTGTTTGTGGGAATATGTACGGCCATGGCGGTCGCTGCTGCGGTCAAAGGTCAGTCAAAGAGTATCAGAATGTTACCTCAGCTGGATGATCAAGCTGCCTTCTTCAACCTCTTTACTGCCATCCCTGTTATTGTCACTGCTTTTACTTTCCATTTCAATG TACATGCTATTGGTATGGAGCTAGGAAAACCTGCAGCAATGGCTTCTGCAGTTAGAATCTCTCTAATACTTTGTGCTCTTATATACTTCTCTATCGGCCTATTCGGGTACATTTTATTCGGGGACTCAATTGAAGCCGACATTCTAGTAAACTTCGATGAAGCGACCGGATCAACGATTGGATCATTGTTAAATGACACAGTGCGATTAAGCTACGCGTTACACTTGATGCTAGTGTTCCCTTTGCTAAACTTCTCATTGAGGTCAAACATTGATGAACTCCTTTTCCCCAACAAGTCTCTCCTTGTTAAAGACACAAAAAGATTTCTTTGCCTCACATTTGTCCTGTTAGCAACAGCTTACCTCATTGCCATAGCCATTCCAAATATATGGTATTTCTTTCAGTTCATGGGATCAACATCAGCTGTTTGCATCGCCTTCATTTTCCCTGGCGCGCTTGCTCTAAG AGATGTTCATGGTATATCTTCAAGAAAGGACAAGATAATTGGAGCAACGATGATAATTCTGGCTGTAATTACAAGCACTATTGCAATCTCCTCCAACCTCTACAGTTTAGGGATTTAG